A DNA window from Leptolyngbya sp. KIOST-1 contains the following coding sequences:
- the rmuC gene encoding DNA recombination protein RmuC, giving the protein MTIGIILGGITVGLVLGAGVTALLLASRLQTVRERTRAEMAGDRASLIERLRHQDQHIEELRAGQRDMQAQLDYSRHELRDEAARRATAEAQLSRLGELEKMLGDRASHLAQTQQENSLLRAKLAELQTQLAHAHSATQEKVALLDQAQQRLAHTFQALSADALQRNNQSFLELAQATLSSFQTQAEGSLHLRQQAIDSLVSPLREALDKVDGKLQALERDRVSAYASLTEQVKSLAISQNQLQGETANLVKALRAPQVRGRWGEMQLRRVVEMAGMIEYCDFVEQPTVEAEGGRLRPDMVIKLPNGRQIIVDSKAPLQGYLESLEATDEGARRDRLVAHARQVRTHLTQLGAKAYWDQFDDSPEFAVLFLPGETFFSAALEHDPQLIEYGVSQSVILATPTTLIALLKAIAYGWRHEKMAENAQMVSALGRELYDRMAVLTSHMVKLRRGLDASVKAFNQTAGCLESRVLVTTRKFKELGAASGEPIETLEGCDRIPRRLTGEPTEE; this is encoded by the coding sequence GTGACGATCGGCATTATTTTAGGCGGCATTACTGTAGGGCTGGTGCTTGGGGCGGGGGTAACGGCGCTGCTGCTAGCCAGCCGCCTGCAAACCGTGCGGGAGCGTACCAGGGCCGAGATGGCGGGCGATCGCGCCAGTCTGATCGAGCGACTGCGCCACCAGGACCAGCACATCGAGGAGCTGCGGGCTGGGCAGCGCGATATGCAGGCCCAGCTCGACTACAGCCGCCACGAGCTGCGCGACGAAGCGGCTCGCCGCGCCACCGCCGAGGCCCAGCTGAGCCGCCTAGGGGAACTGGAGAAAATGCTGGGCGATCGCGCCAGCCACCTGGCCCAAACCCAGCAGGAAAATTCTCTGCTGCGGGCCAAACTGGCCGAGCTGCAAACCCAGCTGGCCCACGCCCACAGCGCTACCCAGGAAAAAGTCGCCCTGCTCGACCAGGCCCAGCAGCGGCTGGCCCACACCTTCCAGGCGCTGTCTGCCGATGCCCTGCAGCGCAACAACCAGTCGTTTCTGGAGCTGGCCCAGGCCACGCTGTCGAGCTTTCAGACCCAGGCGGAGGGCAGCCTGCATCTGCGGCAGCAGGCGATCGACTCGCTGGTCAGCCCGCTGCGAGAGGCGCTGGACAAGGTGGACGGCAAGCTGCAAGCCCTGGAGCGCGATCGCGTGTCGGCCTACGCCAGCCTCACCGAGCAGGTCAAATCCCTGGCCATCAGCCAGAACCAGCTCCAGGGCGAAACCGCCAACCTGGTCAAGGCGCTGCGGGCACCCCAGGTGCGGGGGCGCTGGGGCGAAATGCAGCTGCGCCGCGTGGTCGAAATGGCGGGCATGATCGAATACTGCGACTTTGTGGAGCAGCCCACGGTGGAGGCCGAGGGTGGGCGGCTGCGTCCCGACATGGTGATCAAGCTGCCCAATGGACGGCAGATTATTGTTGACTCAAAAGCGCCGTTGCAGGGGTATCTGGAGTCGCTGGAAGCCACCGATGAGGGAGCCCGGCGCGATCGCCTCGTCGCCCACGCCCGCCAGGTGCGCACCCACCTCACCCAACTGGGGGCCAAGGCCTACTGGGATCAGTTCGATGACTCGCCGGAGTTTGCGGTGCTGTTCTTACCGGGGGAAACCTTCTTTAGTGCCGCCCTGGAGCACGACCCCCAACTGATCGAGTACGGCGTCAGCCAGAGCGTGATTTTGGCTACACCCACTACGCTGATTGCGCTGCTGAAAGCGATCGCCTACGGCTGGCGGCACGAAAAAATGGCCGAAAATGCCCAGATGGTCAGCGCCCTGGGCCGCGAACTGTACGATCGCATGGCCGTGCTCACCAGCCATATGGTGAAGCTGCGGCGGGGGCTCGATGCCTCGGTGAAAGCGTTTAACCAGACGGCAGGCTGCCTGGAGAGTCGGGTGCTGGTGACGACCCGCAAGTTCAAGGAGCTGGGGGCCGCCAGTGGGGAGCCGATTGAAACGCTGGAGGGGTGCGATCGCATCCCCCGCCGCCTCACAGGTGAACCGACGGAGGAGTAA
- the truB gene encoding tRNA pseudouridine(55) synthase TruB, giving the protein MQGFLNFYKPQGMSSHDCVGAVRRLTGIKKVGHGGTLDPLAEGVLPIAVGRATRLLPYLPEGKAYRAIVRFGLTTTTDDLEGEVLTQQAADRLTVDDITACLPEFEGAIAQVPPAFSAIQVQGQRLYDLARKGRAVTPPSRKVVIHSLRVQHWQPGAQPELTLDIDCGPGTYIRSIARDLGDRLGTGATLAHLTRTRSGGFSAEHSLTPQEVTDLVEKQALELVTPAVALGHLPAIALSPEVARRWQQGQKFPPPETILPHTPYRVLSDASGDFLGIAQLEDRDEGPILKAKMVL; this is encoded by the coding sequence GTGCAAGGATTTCTGAACTTCTACAAGCCCCAGGGCATGAGTTCCCACGACTGCGTGGGGGCGGTGCGACGGCTGACGGGCATTAAAAAAGTGGGCCACGGTGGCACGCTGGATCCCTTAGCTGAGGGCGTGCTGCCGATCGCCGTGGGTCGCGCCACGCGGCTGCTGCCCTACCTGCCCGAGGGCAAGGCCTACCGGGCGATCGTTCGCTTTGGCCTCACCACCACCACCGATGACCTGGAAGGCGAAGTTCTGACCCAGCAGGCCGCCGATCGCCTTACCGTAGACGACATCACCGCCTGTCTACCCGAGTTTGAAGGGGCGATCGCCCAGGTTCCGCCAGCCTTTAGCGCCATTCAGGTGCAGGGGCAGCGGCTCTACGACCTGGCCCGCAAGGGGCGAGCCGTCACCCCACCGTCCCGTAAGGTTGTGATTCACAGCCTCAGGGTGCAGCACTGGCAGCCGGGGGCACAGCCGGAGCTAACGCTCGATATAGATTGCGGCCCCGGCACCTACATTCGCTCGATCGCGCGGGATTTGGGCGATCGCCTCGGCACCGGAGCCACCCTGGCCCACCTCACCCGCACCCGCAGCGGCGGCTTCAGCGCCGAGCACAGCCTGACGCCACAAGAGGTGACAGATTTAGTCGAAAAGCAGGCGCTGGAGCTGGTGACCCCAGCAGTGGCATTGGGGCATCTGCCTGCGATCGCCCTTTCCCCAGAGGTGGCCCGCCGCTGGCAGCAGGGACAGAAGTTTCCACCCCCGGAGACAATTTTGCCCCACACGCCCTACCGCGTCCTCAGCGACGCCAGCGGGGACTTTTTAGGCATCGCCCAGCTCGAAGACCGCGACGAAGGCCCCATTCTCAAAGCCAAGATGGTGCTGTAG
- a CDS encoding DUF4347 domain-containing protein: MASREGKWLWHGLWLAVAIAVLVWPGLGLWSGQSEVVAIDGALLTDTGAAWRSRLAPHQHLVIVQDELAPITRALERYHPQALHLVSHGSPGQILLGNATLNTASLNAYRQELTTWHNALPAGADLLLYGCELGQGQEGQAFLQQLQRLTGADVAASTTPTGNPEQGGDWRLERRLGPIETPVPWVTAPLVGVLRQITVTSTGDRGPGSLREALDIANQTPEDDLVSLAAVSGTIALESTLPAIRSGLFLVGDGDDILSGQRFHRVLVVEAGDVTLRDLTVADGLAAGDNGLAGAGGSAGLGGGLLIKGGKVTLTNMHFVDNQAVGGSSIPRQEPENTAIRLEKQKYTLNRGAIAGVNGIGIHQTDTLPSSPKGLTIDTVDDRINANRGAMAGINGIGVGGIGTIAFAGGGGFGGLGNAGNGGNGGNGGAEGGNGGNGGDGGNGGIGIFGGSNPAGDLGTMGVASFSGGGGLGGVGNAGNGGRGGFLGRLHLFFAIRH, translated from the coding sequence GTGGCAAGTAGGGAAGGTAAATGGCTGTGGCACGGCCTGTGGCTTGCCGTGGCGATCGCGGTGCTGGTCTGGCCTGGGTTGGGGTTGTGGTCTGGGCAATCTGAGGTGGTGGCGATCGATGGCGCCCTGCTGACCGACACCGGGGCCGCGTGGCGATCGCGCCTGGCCCCTCACCAGCACCTGGTGATCGTTCAAGACGAACTGGCCCCCATCACCCGTGCCCTGGAGCGCTACCATCCCCAGGCTCTACACTTGGTCAGCCACGGCAGCCCCGGCCAGATCCTGCTGGGAAATGCCACTCTGAACACAGCCAGTCTAAACGCCTATCGTCAGGAGTTGACGACCTGGCACAACGCCCTGCCAGCGGGGGCCGATCTACTGCTCTACGGCTGTGAGCTCGGCCAGGGACAGGAGGGGCAAGCCTTTCTACAGCAGCTGCAGCGCCTGACCGGGGCGGATGTGGCCGCCTCCACCACCCCCACGGGTAACCCCGAACAGGGAGGCGACTGGCGGCTGGAACGCCGTCTCGGCCCTATCGAGACTCCGGTGCCCTGGGTCACGGCACCGCTGGTTGGGGTGCTGCGGCAGATCACGGTGACCTCCACGGGCGATCGCGGTCCCGGCAGCCTGCGGGAAGCCCTGGACATCGCCAACCAAACCCCCGAAGACGACCTGGTCTCCCTGGCCGCCGTCAGCGGCACCATTGCCCTGGAGAGCACTCTGCCCGCCATTCGCAGCGGCCTGTTTCTGGTGGGTGATGGCGACGACATTCTCAGCGGCCAGCGGTTCCACCGGGTGCTGGTGGTCGAGGCGGGGGATGTCACCCTGCGTGACCTGACCGTGGCCGACGGGCTGGCAGCGGGCGACAACGGGCTGGCGGGAGCCGGAGGCAGCGCCGGCCTGGGGGGTGGACTGCTGATCAAAGGCGGCAAGGTGACCCTGACCAACATGCACTTTGTCGATAACCAGGCGGTGGGGGGCAGCAGCATACCCCGCCAGGAACCCGAAAATACGGCAATTCGGCTGGAAAAGCAAAAATATACCCTGAATCGGGGCGCGATCGCGGGGGTCAACGGCATTGGCATTCACCAGACTGACACCCTGCCATCTTCCCCCAAGGGCCTCACTATCGACACCGTAGACGATCGCATCAACGCCAATCGGGGCGCGATGGCGGGGATCAACGGCATTGGCGTCGGCGGCATTGGCACCATCGCCTTTGCGGGGGGCGGCGGCTTTGGCGGGCTGGGCAATGCGGGCAACGGCGGCAACGGTGGCAACGGCGGGGCGGAGGGGGGCAATGGCGGCAACGGTGGCGACGGCGGCAACGGCGGTATCGGCATTTTTGGCGGCAGCAACCCGGCGGGTGACCTGGGCACCATGGGCGTGGCCAGCTTTAGCGGCGGCGGCGGCCTGGGCGGCGTGGGCAACGCGGGCAACGGCGGGCGCGGCGGCTTCCTGGGACGGTTACACTTATTCTTTGCCATCAGACATTGA
- a CDS encoding SpoIID/LytB domain-containing protein, with product MTLLRQPLVPGLLVSRALLLLRLGLKHSLSLSILWWLIALPALAVEMRVAVGDRLNQAVVGSSTPAIIKNGAGQGVGQIPQGRAITITPSGSGLRLADWQGQAFWVEPTVGGYVFINDKWYRGRVLVVPMEGRVTAINWVDIEAYLYGVVGSEMPASWPQEALKAQAVAARSYALYRRDRTQNDLFDVGSTTAHQVYKGLAGEAASVQAAVNATRGQVLTHGGRIVEAVFHSSSGGHTENSEDIWQRPSPYLRGVADFDQEAPVFRWSETFSAQQLAQRITGIGHLQSVATERTTPRGRVVSIRLQGTQGSRTLTGPELRQALGLRSTLVSFNIAGDSIRIDGRGFGHGLGMSQWGARGLALRGHNHQQILTHYYQGTALANARVAQLSEPQRPLGPGPLVVLQPRAAFSIQGL from the coding sequence ATGACTCTACTTCGTCAACCTCTCGTCCCTGGGCTGCTGGTCAGCCGTGCCCTCCTGCTGCTGCGGTTGGGGCTCAAGCACAGCCTCAGCCTGTCAATCCTGTGGTGGCTGATCGCGCTGCCAGCCCTGGCGGTCGAAATGCGGGTAGCCGTAGGCGATCGCCTCAACCAGGCCGTAGTCGGCAGCTCCACCCCAGCAATCATCAAAAACGGCGCGGGTCAGGGGGTGGGCCAAATTCCCCAGGGACGAGCGATCACTATTACGCCCTCGGGGAGTGGGCTGCGGCTGGCGGACTGGCAGGGGCAGGCGTTTTGGGTAGAGCCTACGGTTGGTGGTTACGTCTTCATCAACGACAAATGGTACCGGGGCCGGGTGCTGGTCGTGCCCATGGAGGGCAGAGTAACGGCCATCAATTGGGTGGATATCGAAGCGTACCTCTACGGGGTGGTCGGCAGTGAAATGCCCGCCAGCTGGCCCCAGGAAGCGCTCAAGGCCCAGGCGGTGGCGGCCCGGTCCTACGCACTGTATCGGCGCGATCGCACTCAAAACGACCTGTTCGATGTGGGCAGCACTACGGCCCACCAGGTCTACAAGGGGCTGGCAGGCGAAGCCGCTTCGGTGCAGGCGGCGGTGAACGCCACCCGGGGTCAGGTGCTCACCCACGGAGGCCGCATCGTTGAGGCGGTGTTCCACTCCTCCTCCGGCGGTCACACCGAAAATTCTGAAGACATCTGGCAGCGCCCCAGCCCCTACCTGCGCGGCGTCGCCGACTTCGACCAGGAGGCACCCGTGTTTCGCTGGTCGGAAACATTCTCGGCCCAGCAATTGGCCCAGCGGATTACCGGCATTGGCCACCTGCAAAGCGTCGCCACCGAACGCACCACCCCCCGGGGCCGAGTGGTCTCCATTCGCCTCCAGGGGACCCAGGGCAGCCGCACCCTCACCGGCCCCGAACTGCGCCAGGCCCTCGGCCTCCGCAGCACTCTGGTTTCGTTCAACATAGCCGGTGACTCCATCCGCATCGATGGCCGGGGCTTCGGCCACGGTCTGGGGATGAGTCAGTGGGGAGCGCGGGGACTGGCCCTGCGCGGCCACAACCACCAGCAAATTTTGACCCACTATTACCAGGGCACCGCCCTCGCCAACGCCCGCGTGGCTCAGCTCTCCGAGCCGCAGCGTCCCCTGGGTCCAGGGCCCCTGGTGGTGCTTCAACCCAGGGCCGCTTTTTCAATTCAAGGGCTATAG
- a CDS encoding N-acetylmuramoyl-L-alanine amidase, with protein MAQIFISAGHGGFEDGVVDPGIVLPGTTEAAEMIQIRDLVVAELRSRSFAVLSVPDDLSAAQTLAWINARCRPGDVALEIHAGAFSDPSVRGASVFYIARNEVRRTHAELLLLALVRRVPSLPSRGVRPDTESPTGMLPFCRNLGCPSLLMEVGYLSNPQDLAIIQRQRRDVALGIADGLASWSRAVGSDIPTTPGTNLPEIRINLNGGIYPETGIIVNNNSYIPIDIADLLGINAATSPNITRIRYANVVYIKAVDLQTYNVSVGWDAATRTLRLRSRTGMQFCPGAMDRIMGIGSTTETQLRLFLQSVNPSAVNTYGDLPKLYREEAAVEGANHDIAFCQMLVETNSLNFGGSLNPAQNNFGGIGSPTGGMEGASFPSARVGVRAQIQHLKAYASLDPLVQRQVDPRFQFVVRGVAPLVDQLSGRWSADPEYGRKILAFLRRLYDSVLPP; from the coding sequence ATGGCACAGATTTTTATCTCAGCGGGTCACGGGGGGTTTGAAGATGGGGTGGTAGACCCTGGGATTGTGCTGCCGGGAACCACTGAGGCGGCGGAGATGATCCAGATTCGCGATCTGGTGGTGGCTGAGCTCAGGTCGCGCAGCTTTGCCGTGCTGTCTGTGCCCGACGACCTCAGTGCCGCCCAAACCCTGGCCTGGATCAATGCCCGCTGCCGGCCTGGGGATGTGGCCCTGGAGATCCATGCCGGAGCCTTTAGCGATCCGTCAGTGCGGGGGGCATCGGTGTTTTACATTGCCAGAAACGAGGTGCGCCGCACCCACGCCGAACTGCTGCTGCTGGCCCTGGTGCGGCGGGTGCCCTCGCTGCCTAGCCGGGGTGTGAGGCCCGACACCGAGTCACCCACGGGGATGCTGCCCTTCTGTCGTAACCTGGGCTGCCCCTCGCTGCTGATGGAGGTGGGCTACCTGAGCAACCCCCAGGATCTGGCGATTATTCAGCGACAGCGGCGCGACGTAGCCCTGGGCATTGCCGACGGGCTGGCCTCTTGGAGTCGGGCGGTGGGCAGCGACATTCCAACCACCCCAGGGACTAACCTGCCGGAGATTAGAATTAACCTCAACGGCGGCATTTACCCAGAGACCGGCATCATAGTCAACAACAATTCCTATATCCCCATTGATATTGCCGATCTGCTGGGAATCAATGCAGCCACCTCCCCCAATATCACCCGCATTCGCTACGCCAATGTGGTGTACATCAAAGCGGTGGATCTGCAAACCTACAACGTGTCGGTGGGGTGGGACGCGGCCACGCGCACCCTGCGGCTGCGATCGCGCACGGGCATGCAGTTTTGCCCCGGTGCCATGGACCGCATTATGGGCATTGGCAGCACCACCGAGACTCAGCTGAGGTTGTTTCTGCAAAGCGTTAACCCGTCCGCCGTCAATACCTATGGCGATTTGCCCAAACTCTACCGCGAAGAGGCAGCGGTCGAGGGAGCCAACCACGACATTGCCTTTTGCCAAATGCTGGTCGAAACCAATTCCCTCAACTTTGGCGGCAGCCTCAACCCGGCCCAAAACAACTTTGGCGGCATTGGTTCCCCCACGGGCGGCATGGAGGGAGCCTCGTTCCCCAGTGCGCGAGTGGGAGTCCGGGCCCAGATTCAGCACCTTAAAGCCTACGCCAGCCTCGACCCGCTGGTGCAGCGTCAGGTCGATCCGCGCTTTCAGTTTGTGGTGCGAGGGGTCGCCCCCCTGGTCGATCAGCTCAGCGGGCGCTGGAGCGCTGACCCCGAGTATGGTCGCAAAATCTTGGCCTTTTTGCGGCGGCTTTACGACTCGGTGCTGCCCCCCTAG
- the msrA gene encoding peptide-methionine (S)-S-oxide reductase MsrA, whose translation MQTLRQLFFGLLLVAALGLMWDALPFYATADSMPESPGQASDPNLATATFAGGCFWCMEGPFDHLDGVVSTTSGYTGGTKVDPTYAEVSGGGTGHVEAVQVVYDPSKVSYDRLLEVFWQNVDPVDSRGQFCDKGSQYTSRIFVHTDEQQALAEESKTTLSVLKQFQKTPIVTAIEPAQTFYPAEDYHQDYYLKHPLRYKYYRTACGRDRRLAEVWGSGE comes from the coding sequence ATGCAAACTCTGCGTCAGTTGTTTTTTGGCCTGCTGCTGGTCGCCGCCCTGGGGCTAATGTGGGATGCCCTCCCCTTCTACGCCACCGCCGACTCCATGCCCGAGTCGCCTGGGCAGGCGAGCGACCCAAACCTGGCCACCGCCACCTTTGCGGGGGGCTGCTTCTGGTGCATGGAAGGCCCCTTTGACCACCTGGACGGCGTGGTCTCCACCACCTCCGGCTATACCGGCGGCACCAAAGTTGACCCCACCTACGCCGAAGTCTCTGGCGGAGGCACCGGCCACGTGGAGGCGGTGCAGGTAGTCTACGACCCCAGCAAAGTCAGCTACGACAGGCTGCTGGAGGTCTTTTGGCAGAATGTGGATCCGGTAGATAGCCGGGGTCAGTTTTGCGATAAAGGCAGCCAGTACACCTCGCGCATCTTTGTCCACACCGACGAGCAGCAGGCCCTGGCGGAGGAGTCTAAGACCACCCTCAGCGTCCTCAAGCAGTTCCAGAAAACCCCCATCGTCACCGCGATCGAGCCCGCCCAAACCTTCTACCCGGCCGAAGACTACCACCAGGACTACTACCTCAAGCACCCGCTGCGGTACAAGTACTACCGCACGGCCTGCGGGCGCGATCGCCGCCTGGCCGAAGTTTGGGGCAGTGGGGAGTAG
- a CDS encoding RAMP superfamily CRISPR-associated protein, with protein MYDTYELRAEAISVLPVTALSSKTDGGFKPGKAGVFDSLIDSYCAKEHGLFYEPNDITGNRVEPFSGFYSKSGTSHATHSVNKRLLTRVGINRQRATAQDEILYSLEVLNETQGKQQPVPSVYRSTILVNDDALAEQLLAFIQGNGDRIRLGGSASRGLGQVSIAATLAEEPANSLPHRVTAFNTKLQERWALWK; from the coding sequence TTGTACGATACCTACGAACTTAGAGCCGAAGCCATCTCTGTCTTGCCCGTCACGGCGCTGAGTTCTAAAACTGACGGTGGCTTCAAGCCCGGCAAAGCAGGCGTGTTTGACTCGCTCATCGACAGCTACTGCGCTAAAGAGCATGGCTTGTTTTATGAACCTAATGACATAACGGGCAATCGCGTAGAACCCTTTAGCGGTTTCTACAGCAAATCGGGCACCTCCCACGCTACCCACTCGGTTAACAAGCGCCTGTTGACACGGGTAGGCATCAACCGCCAACGGGCCACCGCCCAAGATGAAATTCTCTACAGCCTGGAGGTGTTGAATGAAACCCAGGGAAAACAGCAGCCAGTGCCCTCGGTCTACCGCAGCACCATTTTGGTGAATGACGATGCGCTGGCTGAGCAACTGTTGGCGTTTATTCAGGGCAATGGCGACCGCATTCGGCTGGGCGGCTCCGCCTCACGGGGGCTGGGTCAGGTAAGCATTGCAGCAACTCTTGCTGAAGAACCAGCAAACTCTCTGCCCCATAGGGTTACGGCCTTTAATACCAAGTTACAAGAGCGCTGGGCGCTATGGAAGTAG
- a CDS encoding alpha-amylase, translating into MSEPNGVMMQYFHWYIEPDGNLWNEFAKNVKDLAEVGITAVWLPPAYKGTAGGLDVGYSVYDLYDLGEFDQKGSVRTKYGTKDEYIQAVKAAKAVGVRVYADVVFNHMMGADALEEVEATPMSHDNRHEQIGENRMVKVWTHFKFPGRQGKYSDMEWHWWHFDAVDYDENDPAYDAVYLFKGKQFDEHVDLEKGAFDYLMGCDLDMESEEVRHALQDWGAWYVDTVDVDGFRFDAVKHVRAGFFPQWLNHCRRHAGRRLFAVGEYWSYEIEALHHFIDVTGGDVHLFDAPLHYNFCEASKAGGDYDLTTIFDNTLVQQQPALAVTLVDNHDSQPLQSLESVVEPWFKPLAYALILLRQDGYPCIFYADYYGAHYKDTGNDGGEYEIWLDSHQWLIDKFLYARRTYAFGDQYDYFDHPSTIGWTRLGTEANPGGMAVVLTNGEDGHKWMEVGQPNCTYYDITEHISEPVTTNDEGWAEFSCQAGSVSVWVPKE; encoded by the coding sequence ATGTCAGAGCCTAACGGCGTGATGATGCAGTATTTTCATTGGTACATTGAACCTGACGGCAACCTGTGGAACGAGTTCGCTAAAAATGTCAAAGACCTGGCCGAGGTCGGCATTACTGCCGTCTGGCTGCCGCCCGCCTATAAAGGCACCGCTGGCGGCTTGGACGTAGGTTACAGCGTTTACGACCTGTACGACCTGGGCGAATTTGACCAAAAGGGCAGTGTTCGCACCAAGTACGGCACCAAAGACGAGTACATTCAGGCGGTCAAGGCGGCCAAAGCAGTCGGGGTTCGCGTCTACGCCGACGTGGTCTTTAACCACATGATGGGGGCCGATGCCCTCGAAGAGGTCGAAGCTACCCCCATGAGCCACGACAACCGCCACGAGCAAATTGGCGAAAACCGGATGGTCAAGGTTTGGACACACTTTAAATTCCCCGGTCGCCAGGGCAAATATTCCGACATGGAGTGGCACTGGTGGCATTTTGACGCCGTCGACTACGACGAAAACGACCCTGCCTACGACGCGGTTTACCTGTTCAAAGGCAAACAGTTTGATGAACATGTAGACCTCGAAAAAGGGGCCTTTGACTACCTGATGGGCTGCGACCTCGACATGGAATCGGAGGAGGTGCGCCATGCTCTCCAGGATTGGGGCGCATGGTATGTCGATACCGTTGACGTCGATGGCTTTCGATTTGATGCGGTGAAGCACGTGCGGGCGGGCTTTTTTCCCCAGTGGCTGAACCACTGTCGTCGCCATGCTGGGCGCAGGCTGTTTGCGGTGGGCGAGTACTGGTCCTACGAGATCGAGGCGCTGCACCATTTCATCGATGTCACCGGGGGCGATGTGCACCTGTTCGATGCCCCACTGCACTACAACTTCTGCGAAGCCAGCAAAGCCGGGGGCGACTACGACCTCACCACCATTTTCGACAACACCCTGGTGCAGCAGCAGCCCGCCCTCGCCGTCACCCTGGTGGACAACCACGATTCCCAGCCGCTGCAATCGCTCGAATCGGTGGTGGAACCCTGGTTCAAGCCCCTGGCCTACGCGCTGATTTTGCTGCGTCAAGATGGCTACCCCTGTATCTTCTACGCCGACTACTACGGCGCTCACTACAAAGACACGGGCAACGATGGCGGCGAGTACGAAATCTGGCTCGACAGCCACCAGTGGCTGATTGACAAGTTTTTGTATGCCCGCCGCACCTACGCCTTTGGCGACCAGTACGACTACTTTGACCACCCCAGCACCATCGGCTGGACCCGCCTCGGCACCGAAGCCAACCCCGGTGGGATGGCGGTGGTGCTCACCAACGGTGAGGACGGCCATAAGTGGATGGAGGTGGGCCAGCCCAACTGCACCTACTACGACATCACCGAGCACATCAGCGAGCCCGTCACCACCAATGACGAAGGCTGGGCCGAGTTTAGCTGCCAGGCGGGGTCGGTTTCGGTGTGGGTGCCGAAGGAGTAG
- a CDS encoding GNAT family N-acetyltransferase, producing MPTPTPLKIHPATPADIPALVNLIKALADYEKLAHEVTGKPEDLEQALFGPRPYAEAVLAWIEDTPVGMALFFHNFSTFLMQPGIYLEDLFVQPDYRGQGIGKALLRHVGNLALERGCGRFEWSVLDWNAPAIAFYQSMGAEIKPEWQICRVTGEALAAFGEM from the coding sequence ATGCCCACCCCCACCCCCCTCAAAATCCACCCCGCCACCCCCGCCGATATCCCTGCCCTGGTAAACCTGATCAAAGCCCTGGCCGACTACGAAAAGCTGGCCCACGAAGTCACCGGTAAACCAGAGGACCTGGAGCAGGCGCTGTTTGGCCCCCGTCCCTACGCCGAGGCTGTCCTCGCCTGGATCGAGGACACCCCCGTGGGCATGGCCCTGTTTTTCCACAACTTTTCCACTTTTTTAATGCAGCCAGGAATCTACCTGGAAGACCTGTTCGTACAGCCCGACTACCGGGGCCAGGGCATCGGTAAAGCCCTGCTGCGACACGTGGGCAACCTGGCTCTTGAACGGGGCTGCGGCCGCTTTGAGTGGAGTGTGCTCGATTGGAATGCCCCCGCGATCGCGTTTTACCAGAGCATGGGCGCTGAGATTAAGCCCGAGTGGCAGATCTGCCGGGTGACGGGGGAGGCGCTGGCGGCGTTTGGGGAAATGTAG
- the cas1 gene encoding CRISPR-associated endonuclease Cas1, whose translation MLSLLHLEGLNPYLGNLHRNDRHEAHLAFDLMEEFRSPIVDTLVLTLLNQQVLKPDAFLPPKANGAVYLTDDARRRYLQAFEDRIMTTLHHPDARDPVPYFHSAQRSCNLVLKAVTLWGREFAGSSARVAAMLT comes from the coding sequence GTGCTCAGTCTGTTGCACCTGGAGGGGCTCAACCCCTACCTAGGCAACCTGCACCGAAATGATCGCCACGAAGCCCACCTGGCCTTTGACCTGATGGAAGAATTTCGCTCGCCCATCGTCGATACGCTGGTGCTGACGCTGCTAAACCAGCAGGTGCTCAAGCCCGATGCCTTTCTACCGCCCAAGGCCAACGGAGCCGTCTACCTCACCGACGACGCCCGCCGCCGCTACCTGCAAGCCTTTGAAGACCGCATCATGACCACCCTCCACCACCCCGATGCCCGCGACCCAGTCCCCTACTTCCATAGCGCCCAGCGCTCTTGTAACTTGGTATTAAAGGCCGTAACCCTATGGGGCAGAGAGTTTGCTGGTTCTTCAGCAAGAGTTGCTGCAATGCTTACCTGA